In the Candidatus Tanganyikabacteria bacterium genome, one interval contains:
- the lpdA gene encoding dihydrolipoyl dehydrogenase has protein sequence MTTRTTKALVVGAGPGGYACALRLAHHGIKPILVEKGALGGTCLNVGCIPSKAVITAAKFADKARHADQMGIKVGGVQVDLPALMKWKDDIVKKLVGGVGQLCKGTGVEVIYGRAQFKSAREVEIITETGPVTIQAENVVVATGSVPIEIPGFKTDGDRVVDSTGALALTEVPRRLVVIGGGYIGLELGIAYRKLGSKVTVVEALDQILPGFDPEIARLLDRKLKKLGIEIFLKAKAKGWSPGKDEAIVGIEVEGQAKTLPADKILVTVGRKPFSAGLALEQAGLTLTDRGFLAVNDRMQTAVSGIYAIGDLVGNPMLAHKAYREAEVAADVIAGKAAAFDARCIPAVVFTDPEIATAGLMEPEAKAQGLEYKVGKFPFAALGRAMTAGETDGVCKVLLDAKTEEILGVAIIGPNASDLIAEAALAIEMGAVFDDIGLTIHAHPTLPEALKEAVLAAKGEALHALPGPAPVRA, from the coding sequence ATGACCACCCGCACCACCAAGGCCCTGGTCGTCGGCGCCGGCCCGGGCGGCTACGCCTGCGCGCTGCGCCTGGCGCACCACGGCATCAAGCCGATCCTGGTCGAGAAGGGGGCCCTGGGGGGCACCTGCCTCAACGTCGGCTGCATTCCGTCGAAAGCGGTCATCACGGCGGCGAAGTTCGCCGACAAGGCCCGCCATGCGGATCAGATGGGCATCAAGGTGGGCGGCGTCCAGGTGGATCTGCCTGCGCTGATGAAATGGAAGGACGACATCGTCAAGAAACTGGTCGGCGGCGTCGGGCAACTGTGCAAGGGCACGGGCGTCGAGGTGATCTACGGGCGGGCGCAGTTCAAGTCGGCCCGCGAGGTCGAGATCATCACCGAGACCGGGCCGGTGACCATCCAGGCCGAAAACGTGGTCGTCGCCACCGGCAGCGTGCCCATCGAGATCCCCGGTTTCAAGACGGACGGCGATCGCGTCGTCGACTCGACCGGCGCGTTGGCCCTCACCGAGGTGCCCAGGCGCCTGGTGGTGATCGGCGGCGGCTACATCGGGCTGGAACTGGGGATCGCCTACCGCAAGCTAGGCTCGAAAGTGACCGTGGTCGAGGCCCTGGACCAGATCCTGCCGGGGTTCGACCCCGAAATCGCCCGCCTGCTCGATCGCAAGCTCAAGAAACTCGGCATCGAGATCTTCCTGAAAGCCAAGGCCAAGGGCTGGAGCCCCGGCAAGGACGAGGCCATCGTGGGCATCGAGGTCGAGGGCCAGGCCAAGACCCTGCCTGCCGACAAGATCCTGGTCACGGTGGGCCGCAAGCCCTTCTCGGCCGGCCTGGCGCTCGAGCAGGCCGGCCTGACACTCACGGATCGCGGCTTCCTGGCAGTCAACGACCGCATGCAGACCGCGGTCTCCGGGATATACGCCATCGGCGACCTGGTGGGCAACCCCATGCTGGCCCACAAGGCGTACCGCGAGGCCGAGGTCGCCGCCGACGTCATCGCCGGCAAGGCCGCCGCCTTCGACGCCCGCTGCATCCCGGCGGTGGTCTTCACCGACCCCGAAATAGCCACGGCGGGGCTGATGGAGCCCGAGGCCAAGGCGCAGGGCCTGGAATACAAGGTCGGCAAGTTCCCCTTCGCGGCGCTGGGGCGGGCCATGACGGCCGGCGAGACCGACGGCGTCTGCAAGGTCCTGCTGGATGCGAAGACCGAGGAGATCCTGGGTGTGGCCATCATCGGGCCCAACGCCTCGGACCTCATCGCCGAGGCCGCCCTGGCCATCGAGATGGGCGCCGTGTTCGACGACATCGGCCTGACCATCCACGCCCACCCGACCCTGCCCGAGGCGCTCAAGGAAGCCGTGCTGGCCGCCAAGGGCGAGGCCTTGCACGCCCTGCCCGGCCCGGCGCCCGTGCGGGCGTAG